Proteins encoded by one window of Chryseobacterium foetidum:
- a CDS encoding heavy metal translocating P-type ATPase encodes MEHKHKYDAQGKQLCCTPQEEKIYTDANAKKLLEKHHNNDGHNHKHSDDDGHNHGSTDKSTFQMFLPAIISFVLLMIAIAFDNWLTQSWFTGWIRIIWYIVAYAPVGFPVIKEAYESIRKSDVFSEFLLMSIATIGAFAIGEYPEGVAVMLFYSVGEVFQNLAVTRAKANIKTLLDQRPDEVTILENNQPKTVKAETVNIGTIIQLKPGEKLGLDGELLSETAAFNTAALTGESKPDTKTNGETVLAGTINLNTVTQVKVTTAYTDSKLSKILELVQNATAQKAPTELFIRKFAKIYTPIVVLLAVLITVFPYFFVDDYLFSQWLYRALVFLVISCPCALVISIPLGYFGGIGSASKNGILFKGSNFLDVIAGIQNVVMDKTGTMTEGVFKVQEVNLKPELNKDEILKLVNALESQSTHPVATAIHQYVGEIDNSIKLENTEEIAGHGLKATVNGKELLVGNFKLMDNFNISYDLDPSTIVYTLIAIAYDGKFAGYITVADSIKEDAQITIDKLKALGVKTTMLSGDKSTVVKFVADKLGISNAFGDLLPEDKVNKVKEIKAKNETVAFVGDGVNDAPVVALSDVGIAMGGLGSDATIETADVVIQDDKPSKIPMAINIGKQTKKIVWQNIILAFVVKGIVLVLGAGGLATMWEAVFADVGVALLAILNAVRIQRMKF; translated from the coding sequence ATGGAACACAAACATAAATACGATGCACAAGGCAAACAGCTTTGCTGCACACCACAGGAAGAAAAAATATATACCGATGCCAATGCTAAAAAATTATTGGAGAAGCATCACAACAATGACGGTCACAATCATAAACATAGCGATGATGACGGTCACAACCACGGAAGTACCGACAAATCTACCTTTCAAATGTTTTTACCTGCCATTATCAGTTTTGTCTTACTGATGATTGCAATTGCTTTTGATAATTGGTTAACGCAATCCTGGTTCACAGGTTGGATTAGGATTATTTGGTACATCGTTGCCTATGCGCCTGTTGGATTTCCTGTGATTAAAGAAGCATATGAGAGCATCCGCAAAAGCGATGTTTTTTCAGAATTTTTATTGATGAGCATTGCTACTATCGGAGCTTTTGCTATTGGCGAATATCCTGAAGGTGTTGCCGTAATGTTGTTTTATTCGGTTGGCGAAGTGTTTCAAAATTTGGCGGTTACAAGAGCAAAAGCCAACATCAAAACCTTGCTTGACCAAAGACCCGATGAAGTAACTATTTTAGAAAATAACCAACCTAAAACCGTAAAAGCAGAAACCGTAAACATCGGTACTATCATTCAATTAAAACCCGGAGAAAAATTAGGATTGGATGGCGAATTGTTATCCGAAACGGCAGCATTCAACACCGCTGCATTAACAGGAGAAAGCAAGCCCGATACCAAAACAAACGGCGAAACCGTTTTGGCTGGAACGATAAATTTAAACACCGTAACACAAGTAAAAGTAACCACAGCATATACCGATAGCAAGCTTTCAAAGATTTTGGAATTGGTACAAAACGCTACTGCTCAAAAAGCACCAACAGAATTATTCATCAGAAAATTTGCAAAAATTTACACACCAATTGTTGTGTTATTGGCAGTGCTTATTACTGTTTTTCCTTACTTTTTTGTTGATGATTATTTGTTCAGTCAATGGTTATACAGAGCGTTGGTTTTCCTTGTTATTTCTTGTCCTTGTGCTTTGGTTATTAGTATTCCTTTAGGATATTTTGGTGGAATTGGTTCAGCTTCTAAAAATGGAATTTTATTCAAAGGAAGTAACTTTTTAGACGTAATTGCGGGTATTCAGAATGTTGTGATGGATAAAACCGGAACAATGACCGAAGGCGTTTTCAAGGTACAGGAAGTTAATTTAAAACCTGAATTGAATAAAGATGAAATTCTGAAATTGGTAAATGCTTTGGAAAGCCAGAGTACACATCCGGTTGCTACCGCCATTCATCAATATGTAGGAGAAATCGACAATTCCATAAAATTAGAAAACACAGAAGAAATCGCAGGTCACGGTTTAAAAGCTACCGTAAACGGAAAAGAATTATTGGTAGGAAATTTCAAACTGATGGACAATTTCAATATCAGTTATGATTTAGACCCAAGTACTATTGTGTACACTTTAATCGCCATTGCTTACGATGGCAAATTTGCAGGTTACATTACCGTTGCCGATAGTATAAAAGAAGATGCGCAGATTACAATTGACAAACTAAAAGCATTAGGCGTAAAAACTACAATGCTGAGCGGAGATAAAAGCACGGTGGTAAAATTTGTTGCCGATAAATTAGGAATTAGTAATGCCTTTGGCGATTTATTGCCGGAAGACAAAGTAAATAAAGTAAAAGAAATCAAAGCCAAAAACGAAACCGTAGCATTTGTTGGCGATGGCGTGAATGATGCGCCTGTAGTAGCTTTGAGCGATGTAGGTATTGCAATGGGCGGTTTAGGAAGTGATGCCACTATTGAAACTGCTGATGTAGTCATTCAGGATGATAAGCCAAGCAAAATCCCAATGGCAATCAATATCGGAAAGCAAACCAAGAAAATAGTTTGGCAGAATATCATTTTAGCATTTGTAGTAAAAGGAATTGTACTCGTTTTGGGAGCAGGTGGTTTAGCCACAATGTGGGAAGCTGTTTTTGCAGATGTTGGTGTAGCATTATTGGCAATTTTAAACGCTGTAAGAATACAAAGGATGAAATTTTAA
- a CDS encoding winged helix-turn-helix transcriptional regulator, whose translation MRFMNLKRELFNIALRMLSKELKHLEMNQFIKRTILDSHPVKIEYT comes from the coding sequence TTGCGTTTTATGAATTTAAAAAGGGAACTTTTCAATATTGCTCTAAGAATGTTGTCCAAGGAGTTAAAGCATTTAGAGATGAATCAATTTATTAAGCGTACCATACTTGATTCTCATCCGGTGAAGATAGAATATACTTAA